The following coding sequences lie in one Lolium perenne isolate Kyuss_39 chromosome 2, Kyuss_2.0, whole genome shotgun sequence genomic window:
- the LOC127333246 gene encoding cysteine-rich receptor-like protein kinase 19, translated as MLVLSLLVLFSFSASSAGQAICSDNNGGMYMPNNTYKDNLISLAKLLFASAAEEHSAVGGAGTGPDKVYGAVLCRGDSDSSDCHKRLTKALDEAINSKAGDSYSLQSNKDVTYYYDEYQAQISFSDKDFLSSFSNMPRCTVNTNLNSVTATVTERFEDLVTKLIDALADVVVSQADKYAVGKVWFEETGQTVYAMAQCIHDMPYERCAVCLDDIISHRQSNISAGQMGAAFLGVWCTLRYETDTQFFTATKMLSLNALPRSKTHFFRWNNAVLVSVGGFLLVLFMSCLVFHIWINTQRRREQTVFKLRRLYLSIQVAINLWRTGGANPEFSLYDFYQIKEATNNFSVDNKLGHGGFGPVYKGRLRSGLKIAVKRLETCSLQGLLEFQNEIQLIAKLQHKNLVKLLGCCIQGDREKLLVYEYLENKSLDYFIFDMVKGAQLNWSNRLHIIDGTAQGLLYLHNYSRLCVVHRDLKASNILLDSVMNPKISDFGMARIFCSNMAESNTTRIVGTHGYIPPEYAFEGVCSIKTDVFSFGILILEIITGKRTAHFYQYNGKLYNLVAYAWQLWIDGKWGDMIYCPTGNKYDEIERCIHVALLCVQESAEDRPAMERVVTMLNTKNMSLPPPMQPAYFHVNPSEEEVSSCNITISITLER; from the exons ATGCTGGTGTTATCTCTcttagttctcttctccttctcagcATCTTCGGCAGGCCAGGCAATCTGTAGTGACAATAATGGCGGCATGTACATGCCAAACAATACCTACAAAGACAACCTCATATCCCTCGCCAAGTTACTGTTTGCTAGCGCCGCTGAGGAGCACTCAGCCGTTGGCGGGGCTGGCACAGGACCAGACAAGGTCTACGGTGCAGTGCTTTGTCGGGGCGATTCTGACAGCTCCGACTGTCATAAGCGCCTAACCAAGGCCCTTGATGAAGCAATCAACAGCAAAGCTGGTGACTCTTACTCTCTCCAGAGCAATAAGGATGTGACCTACTACTACGATGAATACCAGGCACAGATAAGCTTCTCCGACAAGGACTTCCTTTCCAGCTTCAGCAACATGCCCAGGTGCACCGTGAATACTAACCTGAATTCTGTGACGGCCACTGTAACCGAGCGTTTCGAAGATCTTGTCACCAAACTGATAGATGCCCTTGCCGATGTTGTGGTGAGTCAAGCAGATAAATATGCAGTCGGCAAGGTGTGGTTTGAGGAGACAGGACAGACAGTGTACGCGATGGCTCAGTGCATACATGACATGCCATATGAGCGCTGTGCGGTGTGCCTAGATGACATCATCTCTCacaggcagagtaacatcagcGCTGGTCAGATGGGAGCGGCATTTCTTGGGGTCTGGTGCACATTGCGTTATGAGACGGATACACAGTTCTTCACTGCTACCAAGATGCTATCGCTCAATGCGCTCCCAAGAA GTAAAACACACTTTTTTCGATGGAACAATGCAGTCTTGGTCAGCGTTGGAGGTTTCCTACTAGTACTATTCATGTCTTGCTTGGTATTCCATATATGGATCAACACACAACGAAGAAGAG AACAAACAGTGTTTAAACTACGACGGCTGTACTTGTCAATACAAGTTGCAATAAATCTTTGGAGGACGGGAGGAGCCAACCCAGAATTTTCACTGTATGATTTCTACCAGATAAAAGAGGCTACAAATAACTTCTCAGTCGATAACAAACTGGGACACGGTGGCTTCGGTCCTGTATATAAG GGCCGATTGAGAAGTGGACTTAAAATAGCAGTCAAGAGACTGGAGACGTGTTCTTTGCAAGGTTTACTGGAGTTCCAGAATGAAATTCAACTTATAGCAAAGCTTCAACACAAAAATCTCGTTAAACTGCTGGGATGTTGCAttcaaggagatcgagaaaagttgcttgtatatgaatactTGGAAAACAAAAGCCTAGACTATTTCATTTTTG ATATGGTTAAAGGAGCGCAATTAAACTGGTCAAACCGTTTGCACATAATTGATGGGACAGCTCAAGGTCTTCTTTATCTTCACAACTACTCACGATTATGTGTTGTTCATCGGGATTTGAAAGCAAGTAACATTCTCTTGGACAGTGTGATGAATCCAAAAATATCTGATTTTGGGATGGCTAGAATTTTCTGCTCAAATATGGCAGAGTCAAATACCACCAGAATAGTGGGCACACA TGGCTACATACCTCCTGAGTATGCTTTTGAGGGGGTTTGCTCGATCAAGACAGATGTATTTAGCTTTGGCATATTGATTCTGGAAATAATAACTGGAAAGAGGACAGCCCACTTCTACCAATACAATGGAAAACTATATAATCTCGTCGCATAC GCCTGGCAACTTTGGATAGATGGAAAATGGGGTGACATGATTTATTGTCCAACAGGGAACAAATATGATGAGATAGAAAGGTGCATTCATGTGGCACTTTTATGTGTTCAAGAAAGTGCGGAGGACCGACCTGCTATGGAGCGTGTTGTCACAATGCTAAACACCAAGAACATGAGCTTACCCCCGCCTATGCAACCGGCTTacttccatgtaaatccaagtgaGGAAGAAGTTTCATCATGTAACATTACTATAAGCATCACATTAGAGAGGTAG
- the LOC127333247 gene encoding cysteine-rich receptor-like protein kinase 6 isoform X1, with the protein MLAALVILLFSLPAPSAGDRSFCPDVANGTYNPNSAYSSNLGSLADDLIARATDSHSATGTAGTGSEKVYGAVLCRGDSTGADCGRSLREAFDGTINASSTGAVCALHRDVALYSELYQLRLSDQDFLSTFSNAPEWVDGTNLNLVPAAETRQFDELVSKLTRTLAETAATRPDRYATTDAPWSSEERQRKLYGLAQCTQDMPPQRCRACLGGLFAEMRQKIGSGRMGGAIHGARCTLRYETGTQFFTATGQHKGHALLIIGTVYSLLILSTRLLFCVLYIIRRRKKGKINSTEQPKNIDEILRLWKMEDTGSEFALYDFSQIADATDNFAPAKILGEGGFGPVYKGVFPDGQKVAIKKLAAQSRQGLMEFKNEIQLVAKLQHRNLVMLLGCCVHGEEKILIYEYMTNKSLDYFIFDPIRRTSLNWMIRFKIVEGVAQGLLYLHEHSRLRIIHRDLKASNILLDSELNPKISDFGMARIFPSDATQEKASRLVGTYGYMAPEYAFGGLLSIKSDVFSFGVLLLEIISGKRSAGFQHSGDGEFPNLLQYAWQMWKEGRWHEFVDQSFGDEYKPGDMRKYLTLALMCVQVKAVDRPTMSDIVAMLGSDDITIPEPRQPAYSCTGVDASVNINVSCTRNDISFTTIDGR; encoded by the exons ATGCTTGCAGCTCTGGTAATTCTCCTGTTCTCCCTGCCGGCGCCGTCGGCCGGTGACCGGTCGTTCTGCCCCGACGTCGCCAACGGCACGTACAAcccgaacagcgcctacagctccAACCTGGGATCCCTCGCCGATGATCTTATCGCCAGAGCCACGGATTCGCACTCGGCCACTGGCACGGCCGGCACCGGCTCCGAGAAGGTCTACGGCGCCGTGCTCTGCCGAGGGGACTCCACCGGCGCCGACTGCGGCAGGAGCCTCCGGGAAGCCTTCGACGGGACCATAAACGCCAGCAGCACCGGTGCCGTATGCGCGCTCCACAGGGACGTGGCGCTCTACTCCGAGCTGTACCAGCTCCGCCTCTCCGACCAGGACTTCCTCTCCACCTTCAGCAACGCGCCGGAGTGGGTCGATGGCACCAACCTGAACCTTGTGCCGGCTGCCGAGACCAGGCAGTTTGACGAGCTAGTCAGCAAGCTGACGAGAACGCTCGCCGAGACAGCGGCGACGCGGCCGGACAGGTACGCGACCACCGACGCGCCGTGGTCGTCGGAGGAGAGGCAACGGAAGCTGTACGGGCTGGCGCAGTGCACGCAGGACATGCCGCCACAGCGCTGCCGCGCTTGCCTCGGCGGCCTCTTCGCCGAGATGCGGCAGAAGATCGGCAGCGGCAGGATGGGCGGGGCGATTCATGGCGCGCGGTGCACGCTCCGGTACGAGACGGGCACCCAGTTCTTTACTGCCACAG GGCAACACAAGGGCCATGCACTATTGATCATTGGTACAGTGTACTCCCTCCTGATCCTCAGTACGCGTTTGCTTTTCTGTGTCCTATACATCATAAGGCGAAGAAAAAAAG GGAAAATAAACTCCACGGAGCAGCCCAAGAACATAGATGAAATCCTGAGGCTTTGGAAGATGGAAGATACCGGTTCTGAGTTCGCCTTGTATGATTTCTCACAAATTGCAGATGCCACGGACAACTTCGCACCTGCCAAAATATTAGGAGAGGGTGGGTTTGGGCCTGTTTACaag GGAGTTTTTCCTGATGGACAAAAGGTAGCAATTAAAAAACTTGCCGCACAGTCAAGACAAGGTCTAATGGAATTCAAAAATGAGATCCAACTGGTAGCAAAACTTCAGCACAGGAATCTTGTTATGCTGCTTGGCTGTTGCGTCCATGGAGAAGAGAAGATACTTATCTATGAATACATGACAAACAAAAGCTTGGACTACTTCATTTTTG ATCCGATCAGAAGGACATCATTAAACTGGATGATACGATTTAAAATAGTTGAAGGAGTAGCACAAGGGCTTCTCTACCTTCATGAGCATTCACGACTGCGTATCATCCATAGGGATTTGAAAGCAAGCAACATTCTGTTAGACTCTGAGTTAAATCCTAAGATTTCTGATTTCGGAATGGCAAGGATATTTCCATCAGATGCCACTCAAGAGAAAGCAAGCAGACTTGTTGGAACATA TGGTTACATGGCTCCTGAATATGCCTTTGGGGGCCTTCTCTCGATCAAGTCAGATGTTTTCAGTTTTGGGGTACTGCTACTTGAGATTATAAGTGGAAAGAGGAGTGCAGGATTTCAGCACTCTGGCGATGGAGAATTTCCCAATCTTCTTCAATAT GCATGGCAAATGTGGAAAGAAGGGAGATGGCATGAATTTGTTGATCAATCGTTTGGTGATGAATACAAACCAGGAGATATGAGGAAATATCTTACGTTGGCACTGATGTGTGTCCAAGTGAAAGCGGTAGACCGTCCCACTATGTCTGATATTGTTGCAATGCTTGGCAGCGACGACATAACCATACCAGAGCCAAGGCAACCAGCTTACTCCTGTACCGGAGTAGATGCGTCAGTAAACATCAATGTATCATGCACCAGAAATGATATAAGCTTCACTACTATAGATGGTAGATAA
- the LOC127333247 gene encoding putative cysteine-rich receptor-like protein kinase 20 isoform X2, whose translation MARGARSGQHKGHALLIIGTVYSLLILSTRLLFCVLYIIRRRKKGKINSTEQPKNIDEILRLWKMEDTGSEFALYDFSQIADATDNFAPAKILGEGGFGPVYKGVFPDGQKVAIKKLAAQSRQGLMEFKNEIQLVAKLQHRNLVMLLGCCVHGEEKILIYEYMTNKSLDYFIFDPIRRTSLNWMIRFKIVEGVAQGLLYLHEHSRLRIIHRDLKASNILLDSELNPKISDFGMARIFPSDATQEKASRLVGTYGYMAPEYAFGGLLSIKSDVFSFGVLLLEIISGKRSAGFQHSGDGEFPNLLQYAWQMWKEGRWHEFVDQSFGDEYKPGDMRKYLTLALMCVQVKAVDRPTMSDIVAMLGSDDITIPEPRQPAYSCTGVDASVNINVSCTRNDISFTTIDGR comes from the exons ATGGCGCGCGGTGCACGCTCCG GGCAACACAAGGGCCATGCACTATTGATCATTGGTACAGTGTACTCCCTCCTGATCCTCAGTACGCGTTTGCTTTTCTGTGTCCTATACATCATAAGGCGAAGAAAAAAAG GGAAAATAAACTCCACGGAGCAGCCCAAGAACATAGATGAAATCCTGAGGCTTTGGAAGATGGAAGATACCGGTTCTGAGTTCGCCTTGTATGATTTCTCACAAATTGCAGATGCCACGGACAACTTCGCACCTGCCAAAATATTAGGAGAGGGTGGGTTTGGGCCTGTTTACaag GGAGTTTTTCCTGATGGACAAAAGGTAGCAATTAAAAAACTTGCCGCACAGTCAAGACAAGGTCTAATGGAATTCAAAAATGAGATCCAACTGGTAGCAAAACTTCAGCACAGGAATCTTGTTATGCTGCTTGGCTGTTGCGTCCATGGAGAAGAGAAGATACTTATCTATGAATACATGACAAACAAAAGCTTGGACTACTTCATTTTTG ATCCGATCAGAAGGACATCATTAAACTGGATGATACGATTTAAAATAGTTGAAGGAGTAGCACAAGGGCTTCTCTACCTTCATGAGCATTCACGACTGCGTATCATCCATAGGGATTTGAAAGCAAGCAACATTCTGTTAGACTCTGAGTTAAATCCTAAGATTTCTGATTTCGGAATGGCAAGGATATTTCCATCAGATGCCACTCAAGAGAAAGCAAGCAGACTTGTTGGAACATA TGGTTACATGGCTCCTGAATATGCCTTTGGGGGCCTTCTCTCGATCAAGTCAGATGTTTTCAGTTTTGGGGTACTGCTACTTGAGATTATAAGTGGAAAGAGGAGTGCAGGATTTCAGCACTCTGGCGATGGAGAATTTCCCAATCTTCTTCAATAT GCATGGCAAATGTGGAAAGAAGGGAGATGGCATGAATTTGTTGATCAATCGTTTGGTGATGAATACAAACCAGGAGATATGAGGAAATATCTTACGTTGGCACTGATGTGTGTCCAAGTGAAAGCGGTAGACCGTCCCACTATGTCTGATATTGTTGCAATGCTTGGCAGCGACGACATAACCATACCAGAGCCAAGGCAACCAGCTTACTCCTGTACCGGAGTAGATGCGTCAGTAAACATCAATGTATCATGCACCAGAAATGATATAAGCTTCACTACTATAGATGGTAGATAA
- the LOC127333249 gene encoding aspartic proteinase nepenthesin-1, with product MTSCVQMASIAVLLMLLSAALASNAAAVRVGLTRIHSNPDVTATEFVRDALNRDMHRHARFTRKLASSEGLTVAAPTRKDLPNGGEYLMTLSIGTPPLSYSAIADTGSDLIWTQCAPCGSQCFKQPGPLYNPSSSTTFGVLPCNSSASMCAALAGPSPPPGCSCMYNQTYGTGWTAGIQSVETFTFGSTPADQARVPGIAFGCSNASSDDWNGSSGLVGLGRGSMSLVSQLGAGMFSYCLTPFQDTNSTSTLLLGPAAALNGTGVRSTPFVASPTKAPMSTYYYLNLTGISVGTTALSIPPSTFSLGADGAGGLIIDSGTTITSLADAAYQQVRAAVLSLVTLPLADGSDSTGLDLCFGLPSDTSTPPAMPSMTFHFDGADMVLPAENYMISGSGVWCLAMRNQTVGAMSTLGNYQQQNIHLLYDVRKETLSFAPAKCSAL from the coding sequence ATGACATCGTGCGTACAAATGGCGTCAATCGCCGTGCTTCTCATGCTCCTTTCTGCAGCTCTCGCCTCCAACGCCGCCGCCGTCCGAGTCGGGCTGACGCGCATCCACTCCAACCCCGATGTCACCGCGACCGAGTTCGTGCGCGACGCACTGAACCGCGACATGCACCGCCACGCCCGGTTCACCCGAAAACTCGCGTCCTCCGAAGGCCTCACCGTCGCCGCGCCGACCCGGAAGGACCTTCCCAACGGCGGGGAGTACCTCATGACGCTGTCCATCGGCACGCCGCCGCTGTCCTACTCTGCCATCGCCGACACGGGCAGCGACCTCATCTGGACGCAGTGCGCGCCCTGCGGTAGCCAGTGCTTCAAGCAGCCCGGGCCGCTATACAACCCGTCGAGCTCGACCACTTTCGGCGTGCTCCCATGCAACAGCTCGGCGAGCATGTGCGCCGCGCTGGCCGGGCCGAGCCCGCCGCCGGGCTGCTCGTGCATGTACAACCAGACCTACGGCACAGGGTGGACGGCTGGCATCCAGAGCGTGGAGACGTTCACGTTCGGCTCGACGCCGGCAGACCAGGCCCGTGTTCCCGGCATCGCGTTCGGTTGCAGTAACGCGAGCAGCGATGACTGGAACGGCTCGTCCGGCCTCGTCGGTTTGGGCAGGGGAAGCATGTCGCTCGTCTCGCAGCTCGGCGCCGGCATGTTCTCCTACTGCCTCACGCCGTTCCAGGACACGAACAGCACGAGCACGCTCCTCCTCGGGCCGGCAGCGGCGCTCAACGGCACAGGGGTCCGTTCGACGCCATTCGTCGCCAGCCCGACGAAGGCCCCCATGAGCACCTACTACTACCTCAACCTGACGGGCATATCCGTCGGCACGACGGCGTTGTCCATCCCTCCCAGCACGTTCTCTCTGGGCGCCGACGGCGCCGGCGGGCTCATCATCGACTCCGGCACGACGATCACGTCGCTGGCCGACGCGGCGTACCAGCAGGTCCGTGCCGCGGTTCTGTCCCTTGTGACGCTGCCGCTGGCCGACGGATCGGATTCCACGGGGCTCGACCTGTGCTTCGGGCTGCCGTCCGACACCTCGACACCGCCGGCCATGCCGAGCATGACCTTCCACTTCGACGGCGCAGACATGGTGCTGCCGGCGGAGAACTACATGATCTCCGGTTCCGGCGTGTGGTGCCTGGCCATGCGGAACCAGACCGTCGGCGCGATGAGCACGCTAGGCAACTACCAGCAGCAGAACATCCATCTGCTCTACGACGTTCGAAAGGAAACGCTCTCGTTTGCTCCAGCCAAGTGCAGCGCGCTCTGA